The following coding sequences lie in one Cupriavidus sp. WKF15 genomic window:
- a CDS encoding ABC transporter permease yields MKQPGDIEVLDTTRLAPMAVGGLVGFRTLLYKEVLRFWKVSFQTVAAPVLTAVLYLLIFGHVLEDRVKVYDQISYTAFLVPGLVMMSVLQNAFANSSSSLIQSKITGNLVFVLLPPLSHWEMFGAYVVASVIRGLTVGLGVLLVTAWFANLHFSSVGWILVFALLGAGILGTLGLIAGIWAEKFDQLAAFQNFLIMPATFLSGVFYSIHSLPAFWQAVSHANPFFYMIDGFRYGFFGVSDVSPMFSLAVVGAAFVLLATLALRLLKSGYKLRH; encoded by the coding sequence ATGAAGCAGCCTGGCGATATCGAAGTGCTGGACACCACGCGGCTTGCGCCGATGGCCGTGGGCGGGCTGGTCGGTTTCCGGACCCTGCTTTACAAGGAAGTGCTGCGCTTCTGGAAGGTCAGTTTCCAGACCGTGGCCGCGCCGGTGCTGACGGCCGTGCTGTACCTGCTGATCTTCGGCCACGTGCTGGAAGACCGCGTCAAGGTCTATGACCAGATCAGCTATACCGCATTCCTGGTACCGGGCCTGGTGATGATGAGCGTGCTGCAGAACGCCTTCGCCAACAGTTCGTCGTCGCTGATCCAGTCCAAGATCACCGGCAACCTGGTATTCGTGCTGCTGCCCCCGCTGTCGCACTGGGAGATGTTCGGCGCCTACGTGGTGGCTTCGGTGATCCGCGGCCTGACGGTTGGCCTCGGGGTGCTGCTGGTGACCGCGTGGTTCGCTAACCTGCACTTCTCCAGCGTGGGCTGGATCCTGGTGTTCGCGCTGCTCGGTGCCGGCATCCTGGGGACGCTCGGGCTGATCGCCGGTATCTGGGCCGAGAAATTCGACCAGCTGGCCGCCTTCCAGAACTTCCTGATCATGCCCGCGACATTCCTGTCGGGGGTGTTCTACTCCATCCATTCGCTGCCCGCCTTCTGGCAGGCGGTGTCCCATGCCAACCCGTTCTTCTACATGATCGACGGCTTCCGCTATGGCTTCTTCGGCGTCTCGGACGTGTCGCCGATGTTCAGCCTGGCGGTGGTCGGCGCGGCCTTCGTGCTGCTCGCGACGCTGGCGCTGCGCCTGCT
- a CDS encoding ABC transporter ATP-binding protein: MKAIELTDVRKRYSNLQALKGVSFTVERGEFFGLLGPNGAGKTTLISILAGLNRADSGRVSVLGHDVVSDYRMARRMLGVVPQELVFDPFFTVRETLRLQSGYFGLTRNDDWIDEIMANLDLTNKADANMRQLSGGMKRRVLVAQALVHRPPVIVLDEPTAGVDVELRQTLWKFISRLNREGHTIILTTHYLEEAEALCDRIAMLKFGEVVALDRTSNLLTQFAGLQLVLTFARGKLPVALEPLRMPANPGERAVRLRLSGYPAVEPILAACREAGCDIEDMEINKADLEDVFVQIMRREGHMPGALPDQDMEAAA; encoded by the coding sequence ATGAAAGCCATCGAACTCACCGACGTTCGCAAGCGCTACAGCAACCTGCAGGCGCTCAAGGGCGTCAGCTTCACCGTCGAGCGCGGCGAATTCTTCGGTCTGCTCGGTCCCAACGGTGCCGGCAAGACCACGCTGATCTCCATCCTGGCGGGCCTGAACCGCGCGGATTCCGGCCGCGTCAGTGTGCTCGGGCACGATGTCGTGTCCGACTACCGGATGGCGCGGCGTATGCTCGGCGTGGTGCCGCAGGAACTCGTGTTCGATCCCTTCTTCACCGTGCGCGAGACGCTGCGGCTGCAGTCGGGCTACTTCGGCCTGACGCGCAATGACGACTGGATCGACGAGATCATGGCCAACCTGGATCTCACCAACAAGGCCGATGCCAACATGCGCCAGCTGTCCGGCGGCATGAAGCGGCGCGTGCTGGTGGCGCAGGCGCTGGTGCACCGTCCGCCGGTGATCGTCTTGGACGAACCCACCGCCGGCGTGGACGTGGAGTTGCGCCAGACCCTGTGGAAGTTCATTTCGCGGCTGAACCGGGAAGGGCACACCATCATCCTGACCACGCACTACCTGGAAGAAGCCGAAGCGCTGTGCGACCGCATCGCCATGCTGAAATTTGGCGAGGTCGTGGCGCTGGACCGCACCAGCAACCTGCTGACGCAGTTCGCAGGCCTGCAACTGGTGCTGACGTTCGCGCGCGGCAAGCTGCCCGTGGCGCTGGAGCCGCTGCGCATGCCCGCCAATCCGGGCGAGCGCGCGGTGCGCCTGCGCCTGTCGGGCTACCCGGCCGTGGAGCCCATCCTGGCTGCCTGCCGCGAGGCGGGCTGTGACATCGAAGACATGGAAATCAACAAGGCCGATCTCGAAGACGTGTTCGTCCAGATCATGCGCCGCGAGGGCCACATGCCCGGCGCCTTGCCCGACCAGGACATGGAGGCCGCGGCATGA
- a CDS encoding STAS domain-containing protein, which produces MLSLGTSLTNQNAAVVLRDGLSRVAQGETQVDCAALEQVDSSAVAVLLAWQRAAVARQGKLALSGVPSQLAELASLYGVDGLLGLTPQAASHRH; this is translated from the coding sequence ATGCTCTCGCTTGGCACCTCGCTGACCAACCAGAACGCCGCCGTTGTGCTGCGTGATGGGCTGTCGCGCGTTGCACAAGGCGAAACACAGGTGGACTGCGCCGCGCTGGAACAGGTGGATTCATCCGCCGTTGCCGTTCTGCTGGCCTGGCAGCGCGCCGCCGTCGCCCGCCAGGGCAAGCTGGCCCTGAGCGGCGTGCCTTCGCAGTTGGCCGAACTGGCTTCGCTGTATGGCGTCGACGGCCTGCTCGGCCTGACGCCGCAAGCGGCTTCGCATCGACATTGA